TCTTCAATGGCTATATGTACTCTATTTTCGACGTGTTAAAcctattaaaagaaaaaaaatggattttcatttaatttctattAATGGCAGTTGATGCTAGGACGCGCGATTCCGTCAAATTTTCGAACTTGTATTTTTTTCAATAGTTTATTCCGTAATCTGTCAAATCATTATCGATTCCTTTGTTATCGTAAACGATAAATTAGGTAGCCAAAAGGGTTGTTATCATCAGATGCAAAGTGTGAGATAATGAAATTgatttacaaaatgaaaaaaaggaAGCTGTACGACAGAATAAAATCTGTGTAATACGTTAAAATGCATTtacctaaataaaaaaaattattatcggTGCGAAGTAAAATTTTGTGAGACAAGTTGACTGCCTTATCGACTTGGGAATCGATGCACAGATGAGTGTATCACGAGTGCATCGTGTACCACACAAATGAGGTATCAatgaggtaatcactattattCTGTCATACACTGGTAGAGCTCCAATGCCCCAGTACCATTTTACCCAGTGCTCAATACCAGTTATCGATAACTCATGAGCTTATGCTTGTTAGTGAGAATCGATTATTCAGTATACTTCGTTTCTGCTGCTTAATATAATTTGGAAGCAATAAATTCGCACAGAGCGCGAAAAACATTATTTACGAAATATAATATTACAGAAGTAGTAAGCTATAAAAAAGTAGTTTCAGACATAGTATAACAGAAATATAATTTCTATTAATTAcataattaaaaaggaaaaatcATAATTACATAAGGTAAGTTTTATACAGTTTTTGAGCACATTCACAAttcttattttctttctttttaaatgaaCCTTTAAATATCTACAAATTGTATAATCTTCCTTTCAATGTATAGATGAATAATAGTTTTGtatattttaagaattttaattaTAGTTTTCATTGAAAGAGTAAAgccttttttaatttaaatccttttttaaaattagtcaattaaaaattgtgactATCATTACTTTCCAGCAACGATATTATGTGTCTTCTTTATTAGTAAACCTGTCTGAACCTTATGAAATATTGCTTTATTATGTGTATAATATAGAGAAAAATTAAGATTCTCGAATGGAATGagataaattttgtttctactAACGTTCGTTTTGTTTCTATTCACTTTTATTAAAGTTTTAAAAATGCCTACATGTAATTCACTATTATTGTTTATGCTTTTGAcgtttctcgaaatttttcagATTATGATTAAGctggaaaaataaatgtttccaCGATTTCAATCTTCAAGATCACGAGTTAGGTGCATTTAGTACCTTACGTATTAACGTgctatgaaaaatataattaaaaaagctACGTTCTCAAAACGTCGAATTTCTATCCCTATTATCTAATAGTGCAACTAACCGCAAGATACCAACAAAATTTGCCAGAGAATGATGGCGAAAACGAGGTATTGTTATAAAAAGTTTCTATTTACAATACTCGGTTGGGgtgattaaaattatatttgaaacatttctcatatcgttaaaaataaataacggAGAAAAGGAAATATATGTAACTTTCCAATATCACTCTAACATACAATCATAAGACACAGTCTACTCAGTAGCAACCACTCACACAAAGTTAAGCTGTTTAAAGTATTACGCGATGTCCACTAGGCGTGCATGTACAATCATCCGACTACAATTATGCATTGTATCGTTTGTAAATTAAGTAGATACTTGTATCCGGGTTAGCTCCCCAGAATACTTCAGAAACGTTAGCTCGTGACTGCGAGTAATCATAGATTACAATAATAATCTATCTTGCTGAAACCGGTATACGATTCCAGTTAAAAAGAGTTACGATCTATGCTCCGAAATGAATCTGATTAAACGTAGTATTTCTCGAAATCGTAATGGCTGAGTTAGTATTAATTCTACATACAGTGTGTTTCCGAAAATGTGTGGGCATAACTTCGGGGATAGATTCAGTACGCTAAAATAAGAAAAGAATTTCATATGAACACATGCCCGATATGACCTTGTTTCCGAATTATGATCGATTTTGTCTTCCAGTAATTCTTATGACTCTGTTGACGGCTTCCATTAATTGTTTACAAGTATCGCTTCTTATCTCATGCACGACCTTCTGATCTGCTCTTTGCAAACACTATTAGACGCAGTTCCGGGAAACAAAAATTACTTCTTTTCAAATAAGACTCGACACAGGTCGCCTTCGAGTGTGTAGCCTACATTTCAGTCAGTTTAATATATGCTCTTGGTGATAATAGCACGTATAGAAATTTGTTAATACATTTCACAAGTTCAATAACTATACCGAGTCTTTCCCTGTATATTTGCAAAAAGAGTTCACAGTATTTTCTACTTTTAAAAGTACTTGGAAAAAATTTCGCATTTTTTCGGATGAATAGCAATAAAATAAAGCAacaaaataaactaattaacaaacacagaaaaagAATATTTGTATGGATCTTTTTGCAAAACACAGTACAGCTAGCCATCTAcagatattttaataaaattggatTAATCAAAATTGTTGAAACCAACAATTAAATAATGAATTTCTCTCTTTAAGTAAAGCGAATTCGATTAGAGAACATTTGGCCTCGAGTAAATCTAATCACGCTCATGCCCGAGACTTTGATCTTGTGCGCTTTGAGGAACTAAAGTTGCGAAAAAATGTCATCTTGCACAAACACGTTGTCGATGAAAACGTGCATGAAGTCATTGGAAAAACGTGTATTCCCAGATAACGTGTTAAGTCATATCACTTATGTAACAGTAAGTTAGGAGATTCGTATATAAAATTCATTCCTTCAGTAAAGAAGACACTTGACATTCGAAGAACGGATTTGTAGAAGAAGCAACAGCCAGTATGAAGCTCGCGGTAACTTTGTTGTGCGCAGTCGCATGCATTGCATCTTTCTTCAGTGCACCGACTCATGTGAGTACCATTTTGAACTTATAATTTAGAAGTGACGTGCACGGAATTAGTTTCtcaatattatttcaataatatcaTTTTACTAGTCGTTTTCCAACGTTAACAGGAAACGTATCGTAACCGGTACAAAATATTCAGTGATTTTGAAACTTGTCATCCGTATGATTCGAAATAATTCATAAGTCAATTTAACATTTATTGTACTATCATTTCAGGGAGAAGTTCTACCGTATCCAGGTGATTGCTCAAAATACCAACATTGCGATGCTAGCGGATGCTTCATTTTATCGTGCGGAGCAGGAACCGAATTTAACCCGAACATTGGAACATGCGATTATCCTTTGCAAAATCGTGAGAACTGTATGAACCGTGGATAAAATGTATAGTGAAGCCTGCTAACTTATTctgaaatatattatattataatgaaaagaATAGGAAAGTGTAAAAgtgtaaattaaaagtattaaaCACAAAATGGAGTGATTAAATAAACTAACAGTTTACCTCGTTAATCAGTGTTTTGTTACTATTGTTACTATTGAACTTATTATTACCTACATTCGTCAAATCTGCAATTTGTTTCCAATGTACCTGTCATTTTATGAATATACCTTTCCTTATTGCGTTCGTACAAATTAAAGGAAGTGAAAAAATTAAGGAGATTCAATGAGTAAATAATATAACCTACCTTATAATAACATAACTTATCAAGGACTTGACTACAAGTCGCGAATTTATGCACGTATACCAATCGGTACTACATGGCCTTGTTTGATAATTCATTCATTTCAGGGGTCTATTATTTGTCATTATAGATATCGTTTCAAGGCTACTAATAACTACTAAATACTAACCATTTCATAACACGATAAATAAACTTGAAAAACATAGGTAAAATAAACGTAGTGTAACAGCACATTTTCAAGatgcaaaaattcattttgtgtgattaaatttgaaaaattcttttcgtgcttaaatattttagaatatttcgaTGTATGCCTGTGATACATTGGAACAATTGAAACATTACAAAACACTGCTCTTATAGTCACCGTATTGCAATAAATCTTCTATTTCCTGTACAAATCGGTAAAACCGTGCTATTATAGCCATTTATCTCCACATCAAAGTTAGAAGTATAAAGTATAGAGAGAAAACACATCGAATTTGCATTGTGTATTGTCTTATTCTTTATCTACAAAACAAGTATCTCATTTTAAAAacagaatgaaaattttaaaaaaagctTTGTTTTAAATTATATGGCGCTATTTGATACTATGTAAAATTTTTAAGAACAGCAATTTACTATTCTATAAAGCATGACATTCTTAGGCTCTCCGTCCACGAACCGTCGAATGTAAAATAATAGACGTCACGAAGCGTCATCGTCGCGTCATCGTCTCGTAATCGTCGCGTAATCGTCGCTGCATACAGTTGCCATTGCGCCTAGCGTACGATGCCGCGATCACATATTTATGTATATCCCTTTTCACCCACTCCTGCATAAATTTCTACACATACATACAATTTCAGTTTCAGCTTTTACGCCACGCGTACGTGTACGCGTCTCTGACGCGACGCATCGTGGACGGACGGCCTTATGCGCAACAATGATATAGTATACCTGATTTAGTAAAAACTCGCAACTcttaaaataacattttttaattacttatatttttattatacagaAAGGAGCTAAAGTTGTCCATCATTATAATCGTAGAAGATGCAAGTTATGTCAATTCGCGTGTATCGTAGATGCGATGAGTTGTCTTTGTACAATTTAATAGagtaaaataaatatgtatataaggTGTAACATAAcaaaatgttaataaataagtattataatataaatacaaatttaaaaaattcattttacaattaaaaaaaaatttccggtaccgggaatcgaacccgagcCTCCTGGGTGAAAGCCAGGTATCCTAGCCACTAGACCATACCGGATTCTTGTTTAATACAGTTAACGTATTCATACTTTAACAGAAGAACATTGCatgtataataaaattaataaaacgaatattatcaacaatgaataaataatttacatTTAGCAACTTTTGAAACATTGTGATTTCATATTAAGTTGCTATGACCAGAGAGAATAGGAGAGTACTCACGctcgggttttcggcgttcccgatatagtgctgacatctgctcagccttagcatggaacagaaccgggcagTCTTTCCTAAAACAGAACCGagcagtcttttagcatggaaaagaaccgagcagcttttagcataaaaccaaacgcacattatttttttaaccaggattacatgtaaatcttgtgtacaaaatctctaattaatataaattaagtataatattaattgtaatgacacgtattttatttttttccaattttgtagttgcaaactctagttgtaaaaatggataacccggaaaaattcgaacaaatacagatttcatatcgaagtttaaaagcgaccatcctgaatattaattttataatgaGTTATTGTCATCaatactatcttaaattttGTCATATATTTAGTTACtgttataattaattaaaaaaatttttctttcatgaataaatattgtttccactttagcaccataagatttttactagatgactttaaaaacatattagaactatttttaaataattttactggaaaacattctagtttattccttatttcaccgttctactaatttagATCCGACCTAATATatcatatttatataatatataaatatcgtTTCTAACCGCGTACATAAATATACGCATTACTTaccaaatatatttaaataaaagcgaaaatacaaaataatgttTTCAGTATGAATTCCTCTGCAATTCTGAATGTGTGTGAAGCTTTCCCACGTAGAAACGTCTCCTgcaatgcactcgcgtaacaggcgtaaTGGAATTAAAAGGACACGAGATTCTTTTGTTTCTTCATTATATATATTATCCCCGAGATGAGATTTCTAATTCTATCAACAACAGCACCGTTGAAGAATATTTGTTTCACAATATTTGTTGTGGCCGACatggtaggatgtgacacggaatggtaaaaAGGCTCTAGAGCCATCTAGAGCCtccttaccatttttgtatcacatcctaccgtatcggtcggaactaatattgtggaactaatattacagacgagatgtaggaataggccagttcagtcatcttatcttatgctgtttcgtgtcgcacgaaatGAAATACCGTGAGAATGTTCATGATTTAAAAGTAATTCTATACCTTGTATTCTATTACCTACCTTTTCTAAGAAATTAGATGGCAACATGGTCAAAGGAATGCTTGTCGACGTCATTGGAAAAAGAAGTTGTTGTAAACATTACATAACCAGAAATATTAAGTTTATCAGTCTATTgtgttctataatttattacgtgcgaatattcatggttcaaaagttattctgtatcttaagttctattaattatttttgctaacaaattagatggcaagatgatcaagggagtgcttatcgacgtagttggcaaaaagaattgttataaacattaaccagctggaaataatcaatttactagttaattgtgttcgataaattaatgcgtgcgaatattcatggattaaaagttattctgtatctcgagttctacaatttatttttactaaataattagatagCAAGATgatcaagggagtgcttgtcgacatcattaccaaaagaaattgttataaatattaaacagccagaaataacaaatttataaataatcactatcacggcgatcgagatctaccgaaattaattggggtgggagagttgcgcaccgcgtacCGCGCAACTgaactcggcggccgcgctcagtcagtcgcGGTGCGCACTCAGAAGGGAGTGGAAGTGCTGCGGGACCAGAAGACCGAAGGACCTGgggctgccctggcccaccctgaccatCTCGGCCAACTCTTGCCTACCTTCCAGTTGACCagagggatcctccagagctgcactgGACATTACTGGCCGACCTTGGTCTACCTTTAGCTAGTTTAAGGTGGACCAACGGACATTTAAAActtccctggtccaccttaagctagctcggGGTGGGCTTCTTGGAAACAGCGAGGTTCTTGGAAGCTGTCTTCgttcaccttggtcaactttcagcagctctttgtaagtaacaattcaaatatacactttctgttttggaattcgtgttcattcaacgaacgtcgtcaattattatttctgtgttTCTAATTCGAATTTGTGTCAagacttttcaaaagtttctcttcttgaaattatattatattatatctttgacataaaattggtattcctccgatcggaggtccctcaggggctcattCACgggtggggccgtgggtgagtacgggtatttgcgaacccggggcgtcccgagcttgtaggtcgttgcgtcctAAATTCGctagatttatttttgattggaatggttcatctttccaattaaaaattacttctgaactttcaaaagttcctattccaaaatttatatatctgatttaaaattggtattcctccgaacgaaggtccctcagggactcactcacggatggggccgtgggtgagtacgggtattggcgaacccggggcgacccgaagcgccatTTCAGTagtttgaagttctgacttcatctactgtTGTTGATTTTTTGTCggttaggccgcactcgtgtgcggggttaacTTGGCTCTcatgagctggtcttaggttggctctcgtgagctggatagatttcgcactcttgtgtatgttaggtaggccgcactcgtgtgcggggttagcttggctctcgtgagctggtcttaggttggctctcgtgagctggtagtttcgcactcttgtgcatgttaggcagaccgtactcgtgtacggggttagcttggttctcgtgagctggtcttaggttggctctcgtgagctggatagatttcgcactcttgtgcctgttaggtaggccgtactcgtatACGGGGTTaacttggctctcgtgagctggtgttagcttggctctcgtgagctggtgttaggttggctctcgtgagctggtgttaggtttggctctcgtgagccggttagattcgcactcttgtgcgtggtaggtaggccgtactcgtgtacgaggtcatcgtttcttcattgattacttcggtgttccttcattttgtgtctaattattattagactgtttcagttaaatcacaacagttcagcaagATCATCGTCGCACGAAGACAACCAATAGTAAGAAGACATcgcattatttataagttcgtattagttctcgagcaattattgtgttagaatcactttgttagtttcgcttgttgatttgcagttggtagcgtcaccctcgaaccagagacttctgctctggttcgctcctttcattttttttttttttcgtaaatctgagccttgtgctctatttttattttctctgtcattattcagagacttgtcaattcttttttttttcgctcacaataattgctcgacttaagttcatgcgttagttattaagcttgtttgttagtattgtatatatgtcgagtaattattgccgtaacttgactttgctcgactcgattgttaactccgacacagcagaaggctgtgtcggaccttgtttgcaagttttgaaccggtccacgttgcgatattcggcgtggatgcactgGGAAatgatggtcagggagcagtactcgccaggtagaacccttccttcgtaaaatttctgcctaagtcatgtcaacgctggcgtggctcgcgccgggagcaggggattcattccccataagtctcttcgtcgccttgtcgcgtcagcgttgctcgtggcgggtagttggggttagGTTGATCTACCAAAAGGTGGAGGCGTCTCTGGTCATCATTCTCCGTGTGAAGCGTCGGATATCGtatactggtcggcagaaagctctgcaaacattgtacgcgtcgcgtcaccctcgaactagagccttctgctctggctcggttttgtttctctctttgaaagaatcagagccttctgcctgattcgttttttataccttttgccccgcaataattactcgacatacgctaaatggaaaagtgaacttttctttctgtggaaaagtaatctcaTCCATTTAGCAATCTgcgaaatttaatttataaGATTGTacatcgtcgttgtaagaaagggagtcagaaggaagcgtattgaattccttctggcttcctttcgggtctcttgtgcagcaacctcctcgtggtgagacctgggcaatcgatattattctccatttgtaagaacttctagcatcttacaaatagagaataatatcgagctaatagctgctcatttatcaTTTCTgataaaattgtgaaatagaatttaagacttactaattataaaaacttgtgtatgtatttgaactgtgtctgaatttactttgtGTTATCTTGGGATGAGCCGAGGGGCCTTgaatgctttccttgtttaccatGGGCCCACCTTCAtcttcttggtaagctcctgtcaattattaaccgaaacacacagtttttgtttcggagtaccttttcattcaacGAACATCGACAATTccttttctggatttctaattaaaattttcttctgaaCTTTCCGAAGTTCCTGTTCTTAAAATTGAGATTTTTTATCTTTCTGTTTTTAAAATTGAACATGTCCGACCGGAGGTCCCcccatttattataggtatatatgtatatggtctaagcttctcgtggatctagttgcaacatttatcgttcgtcagcgtagagggcgtaagaaatctagttgttgttaacgatgtcggtatttcagatcgtgagacacgaaaaccccaaatggtgattggtctactcctatacctcgtctgtgatatgaGCTCTgggtttaacacgttcacgacgGGGCCGCATTTTGGCAATTGTATTTGTACTGATttgtaccaccggtggtacatTTCGTCGTGAATGTGTTAAGGAGGATTAAACGCGACTATTTTTATAATACAATTATATAGGCTCACGTCCGGGGTTTATAGTTTAGTTACTTTAGCTTTAGACcagattaaaattttttcattctttgcTTACGAACTATGTTCAGGATTTCATAACATTTTGATTCTATAGAGTTACACATAGAGGCCTGCGTCTACCACACTCTGCCGCTTGGGTAGGATCTGCCTGAACGGTAAGGCAAGGTTCAATAGTGTGCGTGCGTATCCTTATATGAACACGATACAACGTTTAAAGGTACAGAACATTTTGACCTGAAAACATTATGaaatcttttacaatttttcgtaACCAAATGGTTCGTTTGCGGCGTATGGTTCCTCTCAAACTGTTTCTATTTTCAATGCGTAATATAATGTTTGAAATTCAATATAATGTTTGAAACAATTTTCCGGACGgttttctaattttaatttgttGACTTCTAATCACTTCTAATCACGTTCTAATCACtttcctgagaacgaaaagcgcccCAACAGGTccccttttattaatggaagataccgtatgacttctttatatgaaaatctcTAGAGCACTCCCTTCTTGAATCcgttaattaagattctgaTAGGAAACAGCCTGGATAACCTcctattaacccctttcaacgaaaatcgaactgaggcctggttttcattagaagtgacaaaaaatgtgaccctacgtgacattaaatcttaaacagagcaccgctttcattttcaaggtatataaacccgttcattttcatcctcttcggtcagTAATCGGTCAGTAATcggtcagtaatcgt
This window of the Halictus rubicundus isolate RS-2024b chromosome 9, iyHalRubi1_principal, whole genome shotgun sequence genome carries:
- the LOC143357440 gene encoding putative chitinase 10: MKLAVTLLCAVACIASFFSAPTHGEVLPYPGDCSKYQHCDASGCFILSCGAGTEFNPNIGTCDYPLQNRENCMNRG